The Streptomyces sp. NBC_01244 genome contains a region encoding:
- a CDS encoding GNAT family N-acetyltransferase — MNEVRAVIRPLGEPGDLGWVVMAHGEQYAKEFGWDTSFEALVARIVADYAAGRDPSRESAWIAELDGRRVGSVFCVADKEDKENKGGGEGGEDQGGTAKLRILLVDPAARGHRLGSRLVARCVDFAREAGYERIRLWTNDTLVAARGIYLAAGFRLVEEEPHHSFGADLIAQVYELDLSA; from the coding sequence ATGAATGAGGTCCGTGCGGTGATCCGGCCGCTGGGGGAGCCGGGCGATCTCGGCTGGGTGGTGATGGCCCACGGCGAGCAGTACGCGAAGGAATTCGGCTGGGACACCAGCTTCGAGGCCCTGGTCGCGCGGATCGTCGCGGACTACGCGGCCGGCCGCGATCCCTCCCGCGAGTCGGCCTGGATCGCCGAACTGGACGGCCGCCGGGTCGGCAGCGTGTTCTGCGTGGCCGACAAGGAGGACAAAGAGAACAAGGGGGGCGGGGAAGGCGGGGAGGACCAGGGAGGCACCGCCAAACTGCGGATCCTCCTCGTGGACCCCGCCGCCCGCGGCCACCGCCTGGGCTCGCGCCTGGTCGCACGGTGCGTGGACTTCGCCCGCGAGGCGGGGTACGAGCGGATCCGGCTGTGGACGAACGACACCCTGGTGGCCGCGCGCGGGATCTACCTGGCCGCCGGCTTCCGGCTCGTGGAGGAGGAGCCGCACCACAGCTTCGGCGCCGATCTGATCGCACAGGTCTACGAACTGGACCTGTCGGCCTGA
- a CDS encoding hemerythrin domain-containing protein, with the protein MAADAQEHENQDVVALILKDHRTMEELFRRMRSVEADRAGALAKLSALLVAHGEAEEAEVYGALKRFKDVDNAEVEHGAEEHAEGNEALLALLEVSEVGSDAWDARLEDLVKAVNHHFDEEERTILNGARENVPDERRAELGAAFLRERERRLAADCGSVENVRALVRG; encoded by the coding sequence ATGGCCGCGGACGCGCAGGAGCACGAGAACCAGGACGTCGTCGCCTTGATCCTCAAGGACCACCGCACGATGGAGGAACTCTTCCGCCGGATGCGCAGCGTGGAGGCCGACCGGGCGGGCGCGCTCGCGAAACTGTCCGCACTCCTCGTCGCGCACGGCGAGGCGGAAGAGGCCGAGGTGTACGGGGCCCTGAAGCGGTTCAAGGACGTCGACAACGCGGAGGTCGAGCACGGGGCCGAGGAGCACGCCGAGGGGAACGAGGCCCTCCTGGCGCTGCTGGAGGTGTCCGAGGTGGGTTCCGACGCGTGGGACGCGCGCCTGGAGGACCTGGTCAAGGCGGTCAACCACCACTTCGACGAGGAGGAGCGCACGATCCTCAACGGAGCCCGGGAGAACGTCCCGGACGAGCGGCGGGCCGAGCTCGGGGCGGCCTTCCTCCGGGAGCGGGAGCGCCGGCTCGCCGCCGACTGCGGCAGCGTCGAGAACGTGCGCGCACTCGTACGGGGATGA
- a CDS encoding SRPBCC domain-containing protein, translating to MTPSARDDSAHANSARTDSARKQQLLELAYAHVLDHGLADMSLRPLAEAIGSSPRVLLFLFGSKDALVQALLARARQDETGMLEAARAARPEHGLARTGELVWSWLAAPGHRKVLTLWVEGYSRSLSGGTGPWAGFAERTIADWLEVFAAAQPPAHRDTPEGLAERTLLLSILRGALLDLLASRDERRTTAAVTAHLRTLEAPADGTPAHRDRSENGSTGRTDRAARTIAAPRAAVYAALLDREALEAWLPPDGMSGRIERWDPRPGGGFRMVLTYLDPAENPAESPGKTSDATDVVDVRFTGLVPPERVVQQAVFVSDDPSYAGTMTMTWHLAASGSGEGTEVTVTATDVPPGIDRADHEAGIASSLAHLASYVEAARRPG from the coding sequence GTGACGCCTTCCGCCCGTGACGACTCCGCCCACGCGAATTCCGCCCGCACCGATTCCGCCCGCAAGCAGCAGCTCCTGGAGCTGGCCTACGCGCACGTGCTCGACCACGGGCTGGCTGACATGTCCCTGCGCCCCCTGGCCGAGGCGATCGGCAGCAGCCCGCGCGTCCTGCTCTTCCTCTTCGGCAGCAAGGACGCCCTGGTGCAGGCGCTGCTCGCGCGGGCCCGGCAGGACGAGACGGGGATGCTCGAAGCCGCACGCGCGGCCCGGCCGGAGCACGGGCTCGCCCGCACGGGCGAGCTGGTGTGGAGCTGGCTGGCCGCCCCGGGACACCGCAAGGTCCTCACCCTCTGGGTCGAGGGCTACTCGCGTTCGCTGAGCGGTGGCACGGGACCCTGGGCGGGCTTCGCGGAGCGGACGATCGCCGACTGGCTGGAGGTCTTCGCCGCCGCCCAGCCACCGGCGCACCGCGACACGCCCGAGGGGCTCGCCGAACGCACCCTGCTGCTCTCGATCCTGCGCGGGGCCCTGCTGGATCTGCTGGCGAGCCGCGACGAGCGGCGCACCACGGCGGCCGTGACCGCCCACCTCCGCACCCTGGAGGCCCCGGCCGACGGCACACCGGCGCACCGGGACCGGTCCGAGAACGGGTCCACCGGCAGGACCGACCGTGCCGCCCGGACGATCGCGGCGCCGCGGGCGGCCGTCTACGCCGCCCTCCTCGACCGCGAGGCCCTCGAAGCCTGGCTCCCGCCGGACGGCATGAGCGGGCGGATCGAGCGGTGGGACCCGCGGCCCGGCGGCGGCTTCCGGATGGTCCTCACCTACCTGGATCCTGCCGAGAATCCCGCCGAGAGCCCCGGCAAAACCTCCGACGCGACCGACGTGGTCGACGTACGGTTCACCGGCCTCGTGCCGCCGGAACGCGTGGTGCAGCAGGCCGTGTTCGTGTCCGACGACCCGTCGTACGCCGGCACCATGACGATGACCTGGCACCTCGCCGCCTCCGGCTCCGGTGAGGGCACCGAGGTGACCGTGACCGCCACGGACGTACCGCCGGGCATCGACCGCGCGGACCACGAGGCGGGCATCGCCTCCTCGCTGGCCCATCTGGCGTCGTACGTCGAAGCGGCCCGACGGCCTGGCTGA
- a CDS encoding GNAT family N-acetyltransferase: protein MSEVETLPLRLTHLDAVLDLGYRAFDVKAMPYTSWSLSSVAAHWDAQPDACWIARDEQGLLGFVLGSLSYDEREDWGYLEWIALEERARGRGVASSLVEHCCAALFAAGASRIITDVESGNAASAAMMRRNGFTEKVTVTLFVRPNPREHTGTASYSPQDPARSRLRRAARAGGGAAGPASAGSTGAGPLA from the coding sequence ATGAGTGAAGTCGAGACCCTCCCCCTGCGACTGACCCACCTCGATGCCGTTCTCGATCTCGGCTACCGGGCCTTCGACGTGAAGGCGATGCCCTACACCTCCTGGTCGCTGTCGTCGGTGGCAGCGCACTGGGACGCCCAGCCGGACGCCTGCTGGATCGCCCGCGACGAGCAGGGACTGCTCGGTTTCGTCCTCGGATCGCTGTCCTACGACGAGCGCGAGGACTGGGGCTACCTGGAGTGGATCGCCCTGGAGGAACGCGCCCGGGGCCGGGGAGTCGCGAGTTCCCTGGTCGAGCACTGCTGCGCCGCGCTCTTCGCCGCGGGCGCGTCCCGGATCATCACCGACGTGGAGAGCGGCAACGCGGCCTCCGCCGCGATGATGCGGCGCAACGGGTTCACCGAGAAGGTCACCGTCACCCTCTTCGTCCGCCCGAACCCGCGGGAACACACCGGCACGGCCTCCTACTCCCCCCAGGACCCGGCCAGGTCCCGGCTGCGCCGCGCCGCCCGGGCCGGCGGAGGCGCGGCGGGCCCGGCAAGCGCGGGTTCGACGGGCGCGGGGCCGCTCGCATAG
- a CDS encoding alpha-L-fucosidase, whose product MPMQPWFTDAKLGIFVHYGIYSVDGVPESWSLYSGEVPREQYMRQLDGFTASAYDAGAWARLFARAGAKYAVLTARHHDGFALWDTGHGELNAVRSTPAGRDLVAEYAGALREQGLKVGLYYSHSDWSHPDYASVTHPEPPNDSVATHPLVTPADGVDDPRAWSRFLAYRDAQVGELVSRFRPDLLWFDGEWERSEEQWGLRALSERILDANPGTVLNARMLSYGDYATPEQGVPLRQPSGPWELCLTVNESWGFQPQDRAHKSVRQLVRYFAETIGMGGNLLLAVGPREDGTFLPEQVERLEGLGDWIAKHSEAVHATVAGLPAGHHYGPSTLSADGRTLYLVCFDPPLEAVSLRGLRNKVRRVSVVGSGTTLGHRITGGLGEVPGVLWIDAPAPADVDGRATVLAVELEGELDLYRGAGRD is encoded by the coding sequence ATGCCGATGCAACCCTGGTTCACCGACGCCAAGTTGGGCATTTTCGTCCACTACGGCATCTACTCCGTCGACGGGGTCCCGGAATCCTGGTCGCTCTACAGCGGCGAGGTCCCGCGCGAGCAGTACATGCGGCAACTGGACGGTTTCACCGCCTCGGCCTACGACGCCGGCGCCTGGGCCCGCCTGTTCGCCCGCGCCGGAGCCAAGTACGCCGTGCTGACCGCCCGTCACCACGACGGGTTCGCGCTCTGGGACACCGGGCACGGCGAGCTGAACGCCGTCCGCAGCACCCCCGCCGGCCGGGACCTGGTGGCCGAGTACGCCGGGGCGCTGCGCGAGCAGGGCCTCAAAGTGGGCCTGTACTACTCGCATTCGGACTGGAGCCACCCCGACTACGCGAGCGTGACCCACCCCGAGCCGCCGAACGACTCGGTCGCCACCCACCCGCTCGTCACCCCGGCGGACGGAGTCGACGATCCGCGGGCCTGGTCCCGGTTCCTGGCGTACCGCGACGCCCAGGTCGGCGAGCTGGTCTCCCGCTTCAGGCCCGATCTGCTGTGGTTCGACGGCGAGTGGGAGCGCAGCGAGGAGCAGTGGGGCCTGCGTGCGCTCTCCGAACGGATCCTCGACGCGAACCCCGGGACCGTCCTGAACGCACGGATGCTCAGCTACGGGGACTACGCGACTCCCGAGCAGGGAGTCCCCCTCCGGCAGCCCTCCGGACCCTGGGAACTATGCCTCACCGTGAACGAGTCCTGGGGCTTCCAGCCGCAGGACCGGGCCCACAAGTCGGTCCGCCAGCTGGTCCGTTACTTCGCCGAGACGATCGGCATGGGAGGCAACCTGCTGTTGGCCGTCGGGCCGCGCGAGGACGGCACGTTCCTCCCCGAGCAGGTGGAACGGCTGGAGGGACTCGGCGACTGGATCGCCAAGCACTCCGAGGCCGTGCACGCCACCGTCGCCGGACTCCCGGCCGGACACCACTACGGGCCGAGCACGCTGTCCGCCGACGGCCGCACGCTGTACCTGGTCTGCTTCGACCCGCCGCTCGAGGCCGTCTCCCTGCGGGGCCTGCGCAACAAGGTGCGGCGGGTCTCGGTGGTCGGCTCCGGCACCACGCTCGGGCACCGGATCACCGGTGGACTCGGCGAGGTGCCCGGCGTCCTGTGGATCGATGCCCCGGCGCCCGCCGACGTGGACGGACGGGCGACCGTGCTCGCCGTGGAGCTGGAGGGCGAGCTGGACCTGTACCGGGGCGCCGGCCGCGACTGA
- a CDS encoding MFS transporter yields MRQPPTAAPRTGKVIATLALAGIAAAVMQTLVTPLLADLPNILHTSHSNAAWVVTATLLVAGVCVPISGRLGDMLGKRRMLLACCIPLIVGSVVCALAGGVVQMIVGRGLQGIGMGMIPLGIALLRDILPAEKLSSSIALVSASMGIGGGIGLPVSAAVAQYASWRFLFWGSAALAGCVAVMIVAFVPEGSGAAKGQRFDAVGALGLAAGLVSLLLFVSKGADWGWGSATTLGLIATAVVVLAAWGWFEWRTTDPLVDLRTTVRPRVLLTNLASVSIGFGMYAGMLVVPQLLQFPAATGYGLGQSMLAAGLWMLPGGLMMMAVSPLGGKLTNTHGPKVTLVSGALVLAAGYGVALLFSGTAAGLMVAVMVINSGVALAYGAMPALIMSAVPLTETGAANGFNALMRSLGTSVGAAVVGVVLAQMTTTAGGFTFTSEAGFRTGLLMGGGFALLSGAIAALIPALRPQRLELRDQSGPSAETTATAVGK; encoded by the coding sequence ATGCGACAGCCGCCCACGGCCGCCCCCCGCACCGGCAAGGTGATCGCGACGCTCGCCCTCGCGGGCATCGCCGCAGCCGTCATGCAGACACTGGTCACGCCACTGCTGGCCGACCTGCCGAACATCCTCCACACCTCCCACTCCAACGCCGCCTGGGTCGTCACCGCGACCCTCCTGGTCGCCGGCGTGTGCGTACCGATCAGCGGGCGCCTGGGCGACATGCTCGGCAAGCGCCGCATGCTCCTGGCCTGCTGCATACCGCTGATCGTCGGATCGGTGGTGTGCGCGCTGGCGGGCGGCGTCGTCCAAATGATCGTCGGGCGCGGCCTGCAGGGCATCGGCATGGGCATGATCCCGCTGGGCATCGCCCTGCTCCGCGACATCCTCCCCGCGGAGAAGCTCAGTTCCTCCATCGCCCTCGTGAGCGCCTCCATGGGCATCGGCGGCGGCATCGGCCTCCCGGTCTCCGCGGCCGTCGCCCAGTACGCGAGCTGGCGCTTCCTGTTCTGGGGGTCCGCGGCGCTCGCCGGCTGCGTCGCCGTCATGATCGTGGCCTTCGTACCCGAGGGCTCGGGCGCGGCCAAGGGGCAGCGCTTCGACGCGGTCGGCGCGCTGGGCCTCGCGGCGGGCCTGGTGTCCCTGCTGCTGTTCGTGTCCAAGGGCGCCGACTGGGGCTGGGGCTCGGCCACCACCCTCGGGCTGATCGCCACCGCCGTGGTGGTCCTGGCCGCCTGGGGGTGGTTCGAATGGCGCACCACCGACCCGCTGGTCGACCTGCGCACCACGGTCCGCCCGCGCGTCCTGCTGACCAACCTCGCCTCGGTCTCCATCGGCTTCGGCATGTACGCCGGCATGCTGGTGGTCCCGCAACTGCTGCAGTTCCCCGCCGCCACCGGCTATGGCCTGGGTCAGTCCATGCTGGCGGCCGGCCTGTGGATGCTCCCCGGCGGGCTGATGATGATGGCCGTGTCCCCCCTCGGGGGCAAGCTCACCAACACGCACGGCCCGAAGGTCACCCTCGTCAGCGGAGCGCTCGTCCTGGCCGCGGGCTACGGGGTCGCGCTCCTCTTCTCCGGCACGGCCGCCGGGCTGATGGTCGCCGTCATGGTCATCAACAGCGGTGTCGCCCTCGCCTACGGAGCCATGCCCGCTCTGATCATGAGCGCGGTACCCCTGACGGAAACCGGGGCGGCCAACGGCTTCAACGCCCTCATGCGGTCCCTGGGCACCTCCGTCGGCGCCGCCGTCGTCGGTGTGGTCCTGGCCCAGATGACCACCACGGCCGGCGGGTTCACCTTCACCTCCGAGGCGGGCTTCCGCACCGGCCTGCTGATGGGCGGCGGTTTCGCCCTGCTGTCCGGTGCCATCGCCGCGCTGATCCCCGCCCTCCGGCCGCAGCGGCTCGAACTCCGGGACCAGTCGGGGCCCTCGGCGGAAACGACCGCCACCGCGGTGGGCAAGTAG
- a CDS encoding TetR/AcrR family transcriptional regulator codes for MPTESPKPLRADAVRNIEKIVRAARGVYAELGPDAPLDEIARRAGVGIATLFRRFPDKAALLRAVLDQQFTQDVLPAIDRGLADEDPRRGLTAVLEAALTSAADEYHVLTAARNAGVLSAETSARFFDALDPLVTRGQQAGVIRGDLVPDDLKRIMSMLVSVLWTMDPAEEGWRRYVTLVMDGLSPAAATPLPHPAPPLLRRPQE; via the coding sequence GTGCCGACCGAAAGCCCCAAACCCCTGCGCGCCGACGCCGTGCGCAACATCGAGAAGATCGTCAGAGCGGCACGCGGCGTGTACGCCGAGCTGGGACCCGACGCGCCGCTCGACGAGATCGCGCGGCGGGCCGGGGTGGGGATCGCCACGCTCTTCCGCCGCTTCCCGGACAAGGCCGCCCTGCTCCGGGCCGTACTCGACCAGCAGTTCACGCAGGACGTCCTGCCCGCCATCGACCGCGGGCTGGCCGACGAGGACCCCCGCCGCGGCCTGACCGCCGTACTGGAAGCCGCCCTGACCTCGGCGGCCGACGAGTACCACGTGCTGACGGCCGCGCGGAACGCCGGCGTCCTCTCCGCGGAGACCAGCGCCCGGTTCTTCGACGCGCTCGACCCGCTGGTGACCCGGGGTCAGCAGGCCGGGGTGATCCGGGGGGACCTCGTGCCCGACGACCTGAAGAGGATCATGAGCATGCTCGTCAGCGTGCTGTGGACCATGGACCCCGCCGAGGAGGGCTGGCGCCGCTACGTGACCCTCGTCATGGACGGCCTGAGCCCGGCCGCGGCCACCCCCCTGCCCCACCCGGCTCCCCCGCTGCTGCGCCGGCCGCAGGAGTGA
- a CDS encoding class I SAM-dependent methyltransferase, with translation MTRAQHAPRHGHDDAHRLHGHGHHGHDRDHGPAAGHGHTRDDLEGQAEILDLDAEVLAEHIADITTWLPLREPPRHVVDLGCGTGAGTFALLDRFPDAHVTAVDSSAGHLQRLREKACARGVEDRVRTVQADLDETVWPDLGTPDLVWASASMHHMADPDQALRTVRDRLAPGGLFAVVELAGFPRFLPADAPEGRPGLEDRCHTASESYHADHVPHRGADWGPKLTSAGFTLDGDRVIDVNIEGSRSAAVGAYALGSLQRLRRSIVDTLGPEDLAALDRLLDTDGPESILRRDDLAVRTERAVWAARRKN, from the coding sequence ATGACCCGCGCACAGCACGCACCCCGGCACGGCCACGACGACGCCCACCGACTCCACGGTCACGGCCACCACGGCCACGACCGCGACCACGGCCCGGCGGCCGGGCACGGCCACACCCGCGACGACCTCGAGGGCCAGGCGGAGATCCTCGACCTGGACGCGGAAGTCCTCGCCGAGCACATCGCCGACATCACCACCTGGCTGCCCCTGCGCGAGCCCCCGCGCCACGTCGTGGACCTGGGCTGCGGCACGGGAGCCGGCACCTTCGCCCTGCTCGACCGGTTCCCCGACGCGCACGTCACCGCCGTCGACTCCTCGGCGGGGCACCTGCAGCGCTTGAGGGAGAAGGCGTGCGCCCGGGGGGTCGAAGACCGCGTCCGCACCGTGCAGGCAGACCTCGACGAGACCGTGTGGCCCGACCTCGGTACGCCGGACCTGGTGTGGGCCTCGGCCTCGATGCACCACATGGCCGACCCGGACCAGGCCCTGCGCACGGTCCGGGACCGGCTCGCCCCCGGCGGACTGTTCGCCGTCGTCGAGCTGGCGGGCTTCCCCCGCTTCCTGCCCGCGGACGCCCCCGAAGGCCGGCCCGGACTGGAGGATCGCTGCCACACCGCGAGCGAGAGCTACCACGCCGACCACGTGCCCCACCGCGGCGCCGACTGGGGACCGAAGCTCACCTCGGCCGGATTCACCCTCGACGGCGACCGCGTGATCGACGTGAACATCGAGGGCTCCCGCAGCGCAGCGGTCGGCGCGTACGCCCTCGGCAGCCTGCAGCGCCTCCGCCGCAGCATCGTCGACACCCTCGGGCCCGAGGACCTCGCCGCGCTCGACCGGCTGCTCGACACCGACGGCCCCGAGAGCATCCTGCGCCGCGACGACCTCGCCGTACGCACCGAGCGCGCCGTCTGGGCCGCCCGCCGCAAGAACTGA
- a CDS encoding PRC-barrel domain-containing protein, whose amino-acid sequence MTEHVWSYRSTAGHLTGTDLIGYTVEATDGTIGKVDKHSDEAGDAYLVVDTGMWIFGKEVLLPASTVIIVDVNQEKVYVDGTKEQIKNAPEFHREKHLDDVGYREEIGTYYSIGGFGGRII is encoded by the coding sequence GACTGAGCATGTGTGGAGCTACAGGTCGACCGCGGGCCACCTGACCGGCACCGATCTGATCGGGTACACGGTCGAGGCGACCGACGGCACTATCGGCAAGGTCGACAAGCACTCCGACGAGGCCGGTGACGCCTACCTGGTCGTGGACACAGGGATGTGGATCTTCGGCAAGGAGGTCCTGCTCCCGGCGAGCACGGTGATCATCGTCGACGTGAACCAGGAGAAGGTCTACGTCGACGGCACCAAGGAGCAGATCAAGAACGCTCCGGAGTTCCACCGCGAGAAGCACCTCGACGACGTCGGCTACCGCGAGGAGATCGGGACCTACTACTCCATCGGCGGCTTCGGCGGCCGGATCATCTGA
- a CDS encoding WhiB family transcriptional regulator: MSRLPGRAEHHWLWQEDAACRELGSRLFFHPTGEQRADREARDAAAKEVCALCPVQPDCLRHALEVAEPFGVWGGLTAHERRGLRTAGARRSALPSTA; the protein is encoded by the coding sequence GTGTCGCGTCTGCCGGGTCGTGCCGAGCACCACTGGTTGTGGCAGGAGGACGCCGCCTGCCGGGAACTGGGCTCGCGCCTCTTCTTCCACCCCACGGGCGAGCAGCGTGCGGACCGGGAGGCGCGTGACGCGGCGGCGAAGGAGGTGTGCGCGCTGTGCCCGGTGCAGCCCGACTGCCTGCGACACGCGCTGGAGGTGGCGGAGCCGTTCGGCGTCTGGGGCGGGCTCACCGCGCACGAGAGGCGCGGACTGCGTACGGCGGGAGCGCGGAGGTCCGCACTGCCCTCCACCGCGTGA
- a CDS encoding NAD(P)/FAD-dependent oxidoreductase: MSATTTAYATDALPDGTVDAVVIGGGAAGLNGALMLARSRRSVVVIDSGTPRNAPAEGVHGLLGLDGTPPAELYGRGREEVRRYGGLIVSGEVSAAEHADPSADGDLRFTVTLADGRALTARRLLVATGLRDVLPELPGLAEHWGHSVVHCPYCHGWEVRDEPIGVLATGPASVHHALLFRQLTDDLVYFTHGTELDDDTRARFAARAIRVIDAPVEEVLGDGSGGIRGVRLADGRVVDRRVLAVATTLVARTEGLAGLGLPMEELPGGGRRFTSGTAGATDVPGVWVAGNVTDPIAQVGASAAAGALAGAHVNALLAVADTDAAVAALAPAGTSATA, encoded by the coding sequence ATGTCCGCGACGACTACCGCCTACGCGACCGACGCACTGCCGGACGGGACCGTCGACGCCGTGGTGATCGGCGGCGGCGCCGCCGGTCTGAACGGTGCGCTGATGCTCGCCCGCTCCCGCCGTTCGGTCGTCGTGATCGACAGCGGCACCCCCCGCAACGCACCCGCCGAGGGCGTGCACGGCCTGCTCGGCCTGGACGGCACCCCACCGGCGGAGCTGTACGGGCGGGGCCGTGAGGAAGTCCGCCGCTACGGCGGCCTCATCGTCTCCGGTGAGGTCTCCGCCGCCGAGCACGCCGACCCGTCCGCCGACGGCGACCTGCGCTTCACCGTCACCCTGGCCGACGGCCGCGCCCTGACGGCGCGCCGCCTGCTGGTGGCCACCGGACTGCGCGATGTCCTGCCCGAGCTGCCCGGACTGGCGGAGCACTGGGGTCACAGCGTGGTCCACTGCCCGTACTGCCACGGCTGGGAGGTGCGCGACGAGCCGATCGGCGTCCTCGCCACCGGCCCCGCATCGGTGCACCACGCCTTGCTGTTCCGTCAGCTCACCGACGACCTCGTCTACTTCACGCACGGCACCGAGCTCGACGACGACACCCGGGCGCGCTTCGCCGCACGCGCCATCCGCGTCATCGACGCCCCGGTCGAGGAGGTCCTGGGGGACGGCTCCGGCGGGATCCGCGGTGTCCGCCTGGCCGACGGACGGGTCGTCGACCGCCGCGTCCTCGCGGTGGCGACCACGCTCGTGGCCCGCACCGAAGGCCTGGCGGGCCTGGGCCTGCCGATGGAGGAGCTGCCCGGCGGCGGCCGCCGCTTCACCTCCGGCACGGCCGGCGCCACCGACGTACCGGGGGTGTGGGTGGCGGGCAACGTCACCGACCCGATCGCCCAGGTAGGGGCCTCCGCCGCGGCCGGGGCGCTGGCCGGCGCACACGTCAACGCGCTCCTCGCCGTCGCCGACACCGACGCGGCGGTCGCGGCCCTCGCCCCGGCGGGGACCAGCGCCACCGCCTGA
- a CDS encoding helix-turn-helix domain-containing protein: MTQEDGDLDSLVRKRIRALRVAQGWSLEELATRARLSQSTLSRIENGQRRLALDSLVTLARALDTTLDQLVETATDDVVTSPMIDAARGQMRWPIKGEPGMTVIRQRMTEPPPDNPSRMRAHPGREWLVVLSGTAILMLGHRRFRIETNQAAEFPTMMPHAIGAEGGPCEILGIFDRDARRGHQRDNGTGDGGGDGSGEGAAQDPGH; encoded by the coding sequence ATGACGCAAGAAGATGGCGACCTGGACAGCCTGGTACGCAAGCGCATCCGCGCGCTGCGGGTGGCGCAGGGCTGGTCCCTGGAGGAACTGGCCACACGCGCCCGGCTCAGCCAGTCCACGCTCAGCCGCATCGAGAACGGCCAGCGCCGCCTGGCGCTGGACAGCCTGGTCACGCTCGCCCGCGCGCTGGACACCACCTTGGACCAGCTCGTGGAGACCGCGACCGACGATGTCGTCACCAGCCCGATGATCGACGCCGCTCGCGGGCAGATGCGCTGGCCGATCAAGGGCGAACCGGGCATGACGGTCATTCGCCAGCGCATGACCGAGCCGCCACCGGACAACCCCTCCCGCATGCGCGCGCACCCCGGGCGCGAATGGCTCGTCGTCCTGTCCGGCACCGCGATCCTGATGCTGGGGCACCGCCGCTTCCGGATCGAGACCAACCAGGCCGCGGAGTTCCCCACGATGATGCCGCACGCGATCGGCGCCGAGGGCGGACCGTGCGAGATCCTGGGAATCTTCGACCGGGACGCCCGCCGCGGCCACCAGCGGGACAACGGTACCGGCGACGGGGGAGGCGACGGGAGCGGCGAAGGTGCTGCTCAGGACCCGGGTCATTGA
- a CDS encoding SH3 domain-containing protein produces the protein MVKKALLTYALAAGVLIGPLSSAGWAADGLAAGYGQGKSGPVGVVESRAPLNVREKPTVYSDVVKKLRPHERVVLVCQKRGGWVDGNPLWYRLHGSKGWVSARYVHNLQPVRPC, from the coding sequence ATGGTGAAGAAGGCATTGCTGACGTACGCCTTGGCGGCCGGAGTACTGATCGGGCCGCTGAGCTCGGCCGGTTGGGCGGCCGACGGGCTCGCCGCCGGGTACGGGCAGGGCAAGTCGGGCCCCGTGGGCGTGGTCGAGTCCCGCGCACCGCTCAACGTCCGCGAGAAGCCGACCGTGTACTCCGACGTGGTGAAGAAGCTGCGTCCGCACGAGCGGGTGGTCCTCGTGTGCCAGAAGCGCGGGGGCTGGGTGGACGGCAACCCGTTGTGGTACCGCCTGCACGGCTCGAAGGGCTGGGTCTCGGCCCGCTACGTCCACAACCTCCAGCCGGTCCGCCCCTGCTGA